Sequence from the Miscanthus floridulus cultivar M001 chromosome 16, ASM1932011v1, whole genome shotgun sequence genome:
ggaggtggcggcgactGTGATAGGTGGGCCACAGCCAGGTGCAACCGTGGTGGCATGGAGTGTCCTGGTGTGGCTATCATAGCAAGAAGGGTCAGCGGTGCTTGGAGCCAGCGGGGAGCCATCCCTGGCCCTGACGTCGGTCGGTAGCGACTCGCCTGCATGGGGCGAGCCCCTGCTTCGGTGGACAAATCCACAGTAGCCGGCGTCGACACTTTTCACCCTCGACGATGCtgtcgagagcatggagcgggagagcctcgacgtggggATCATGTCCGTGCTCAAAGCCCTAGACCATGCCAAGGGTGCCTTGCGCGACGTTATCGTTCCCTCCGGCCAGGTATTTGCTTGATCCTGACTCTcacccttttcttcctctatatattttttgtatcctgaccatcgtctCCCTTCAGTCCCTCATCGCTCGTAGCTGGGGGAAGTCTCAGTTCCTTCATGAACAGAAGGAACctgggaccgcctcatcgaggaggcacggCTACACAGGGAGGTGACCGCTCAGCTTGTTGCCGCCCAGCAGAGGGTGGCCCAGCTGACTCCCCTCATCGAGGAGGTAGACGATCTTCGGTCGCGGGTGGCCAAGGCCCGTCGGCATGCTGTCGAGGCcgagaaggcattcgaggccTTGTTGGAGAGGTCACGGAGGGACGACAAGGAAGCCGCCAAGGTCAGGaaggagtgggacgagctgcTCCAGATGAACGCCGAGACCCgccagtggatccttgaccttctggccgAGGTTGAGAAGCAAAGGGAGTTGAAGCtaggggccaaggagaagctcacagCCCTGGAGAAGAAGGCGAGCCTAGATGCCTTGGCGATCGCTCGGCTacgcaaggagcaggatgagttgctccaaaccatggagaggctccgcTTAGAATGTGGCGTGGCTCacgaggagcatgaccaggcctttcgagagcatgaccaggcctgccTGGAGCACGATG
This genomic interval carries:
- the LOC136511326 gene encoding stress response protein NST1-like, producing the protein MLLSRDSSVQAANRAKGEWLRKVKEDKKRKRQRKLQVREQREDTDSDDDDDDGDDDEVADDVEWDILENKDALTEGTWDRLIEEARLHREVTAQLVAAQQRVAQLTPLIEEVDDLRSRVAKARRHAVEAEKAFEALLERSRRDDKEAAKVRKEWDELLQMNAETRQWILDLLAEVEKQRELKLGAKEKLTALEKKASLDALAIARLRKEQDELLQTMERLRLECGVAHEEHDQAFREHDQACLEHDDT